A region from the Drosophila ananassae strain 14024-0371.13 chromosome 2L, ASM1763931v2, whole genome shotgun sequence genome encodes:
- the LOC6500647 gene encoding filamin-A isoform X1 — protein sequence MPNSRGQHAGVGVLFNGDSPKTKDAKAQQIGNRGAAATGIGEIVQNASYANGQTTQATIFLNHNNRKNPPTPNHNQNSAGPCVYNNNSNSEFAPIPNFSNLNFYAQPPAAHYDVCYQQPNEYYQQAQQQGQPADQYEENFDEDMEAERDLAEDAQWKKIQQNTFTRWANEHLKTIDRSINNLETDLSDGLRLIALIEVLSQKRMPKYNKRPTFRSQKLENVSVALKFLQDEGIKIVNIDSSDIVDCKLKLILGLIWTLILHYSISMPMWDGEDEKQLNGSGHTPKQRLLNWIHAKIPDLPINNFTNDWTTGKAVGALVDACAPGLCPDWEMWDAKDAVQNASEAMGLADDWLNVRQLIKPEELVNPNVDEQSMMTYLSQYPNSKLKTGAPLRPKTNPNSIPPPRVRAYGPGIEPIGPVVGAPANFTVETFSAGKGAVDVEIQGPNGEIEKADVRFNNDKNLTYTVSYIPKAEGPHKVGVKFSGRDIPKSPFPVKVEGHAGDASKVKVTGPGIQPNGVTIKKPTFFDILTKDAGRGVPEVIIIDPANHKTSVAAKVRQLENDTWRCEYVTALQGLHSVNVFYAGTPIPNSPFPVKVAPLSDARKVRASGRGLQATGVRVGDDADFKIYTEGAGEGLPEVRVIGPGGMNQNVMLSKVDGNTYECHYYPTKEGRYVIMVTFAGQEVPKSPFEIKVGPKKESSIVAYGPGLSSGVIGYPAAFVVETNGETGALGFTVAGPSQAEIECHDNGDGSALVKYLPTAVGEYAVHILCDNEDIPKSPFIAQILPRTDFHPELVKSSGPGLEKNGVTINQPTSFTVDTSKAGNAPLDVVVQDVYGTKLPVELKNNPDGTKKVTYTPTSGVPHTVEVNYGGVSTPNSPHRVYVGVPVDAARVQAFGPWLQPGVHPNVPTHFNVDAREAGDAELKVKIVHEETKLEVPCRIIDNEDNTYSVEVIPPTKGAYTTTMTYGGQRVPLGQKVVVEQTVDVSKIKVDGLEPTAPLNSLQQFRIITHGLPKADLAVTITSPSGNRVKAHIIPTAEGFLVNFTPTQLGEYLLSICFGGTPITPRPFRLQCLTGSDSNKVQAFGPGLERGIVGQPAEFMIDTRGAGQGGLGVTVEGPCEAAINCRDNGDGTCNVAYLPTEAGDYTVNITFNERHINGSPFQPLIVPVPNLKNTRVSGIGIQPHGVIMNAATDFMVDMSNVGSNIDSGKLSCAIFDPMGHVLPSKIVQGPTDDIFRIMYTPFEAGRHTIELMYDNIPVPGSPFVVNVKSGCDPSRCKAYGPGLETGLTNQKNKFTVETKGAGNGGLSLAIEGPSEAKMTCTDNRDGSCDVDYLATDPGEYDITIRFADKHIPGSPFRVLVEETVDPTKVKVYGPGIEHGQVRESVPTYFNVDVAEAGPGRIAVKLTNSEGIPVDNLRVEDKGNSIYAVHYVPPKAGSVLTCQVKFSEVEVPCSPFVMTVFPKSEATKVKVKGVNEKKKTPASLPAEFEIDTKQAGQADINVAIKNPKGKPMQPRLEEVASGTYVVSFVPDECGTYQCSIKYGDKEIEGSPFKLEAFPTGEAKKCKLVEQAPKIQPSGSQSHLKVDAREAGDGAVTCKITNKEGNEIVDIDVIEKDGFFDILYALNDPGDYDINVKFGGKDIPNGSFSIKAVESIEQYSHSEYIEEHTTKVVQQTTQSELVNGKSEITYRSVAFEKLPLPTTGGNVTAEVRMPSGKVDKPVIQDNRDGTVSVKYDPREEGSHELVVKYNGEPVQGSPFKFHVDSITSGYVTAYGPGLTHGVTGEPANFTISTKGASAGGLTMAVEGPSKADINYHDNKDGTVSVQYLPTAPGEYQVSVRFGDKHIKGSPYFAKITGEGRKRNQISVGSCSEVTMPGDITDDDLRALNASIQAPSGLEEPCFLKRMPTGNIGISFTPREIGEHLVSVKRLGKHINNSPFKVTVCEREVGDAKKVKVSGNGLKEGQTHADNIFSVDTRNAGFGGLSVSIEGPSKAEIQCTDKDDGTLNISYKPTEPGYYIVNLKFADHHVEGSPFTVKVSGEGSNRKREKIQRERDAVPITEIGSQCKLTFKMPGITSFDLAACVTSPSNVTEDAEIQEVEDGLYSVHFVPKELGVHTVSVRYSEMHIPGSPFQFTVGPLRDSGSHLVKAGGSGLERGIVGEAAEFNVWTREAGGGSLAISVEGPSKADIEFKDRKDGSCDVSYKVTEPGEYRVGLKFNDRHIPDSPFKVYVSPDAGDAHKLEVQQFPQGNIQADAPYQFMVRKNGAKGELDAKIVAPSGTDDDCFIQVIDGEMYSVRFYPRENGIHAIHVKFNGVHIPDSPFRIKVGKDVADPAAVHATGNGLDEVKTGHKADFIINTCNAGVGTLAVSIDGPSKVAMDCTEVEEGYKVRYTPLLPGEHYITVKYNNMHIVGSPFKVNATGDKLADEGAQETSTVIVETVQKVAKGGKNTGVHLPTFKSDASKVVSKGMGLKKAYIGKQNQFSISATDAGNNILYVGMYGPRGPCEEFHVKHAGHNNYNVQYLVRDRGQYVLLIKWGEEHIPGSPFQIDV from the exons ATGCCTAA CTCTAGGGGACAGCATGCCGGCGTTGGGGTTTTATTTAACGGTGATTCGCCGAAGACTAAAGACGCCAAAGCGCAGCAGATCGGGAATCGGGGTGCCGCTGCTACCGGAATCGGTGAAATAGTGCAAAACGCAAGCTACGCGAACGGTCAAACGACACAGGCGACGATATTCCTCAACCATAACAATAGAAAGAACCCGCCAACTCCGAACCACAATCAAAACAGCGCCGGCCCGTGTGTTTATAACAACAATAGCAATAGCGAATTTGCGCCAATTCCAAACTTTAGCAATTTGAATTTCTACGCCCAGCCGCCAGCGGCACACTACGACGTTTGCTATCAgcag CCGAACGAGTACTACCAACAGGCACAGCAGCAGGGCCAGCCGGCGGACCAGTACGAGGAGAACTTCGACGAGGACATGGAGGCCGAACGGGATCTCGCCGAGGATGCGCAATGGAAGAAGATCCAACAGAACACCTTCACCCGGTGGGCCAACGAGCACCTGAAGACGATAGATCGGTCGATCAACAACCTGGAGACGGATCTCTCCGACGGCCTCCGACTGATCGCCCTGATCGAGGTCCTCTCCCAGAAGCGTATGCCCAAGTACAATAAACGCCCAACATTCCGCAGCCAGAAACTTGAAAACGTCTCGGTGGCCCTGAAATTCCTTCAGGATGAGGGAATCAAAATCGTAAACATTG ACTCCTCGGACATTGTGGACTGTAAGCTGAAACTGATACTGGGCCTGATTTGGACACTGATCCTCCACTACTCGATATCGATGCCCATGTGGGATGGCGAGGACGAGAAGCAGCTGAACGGATCGGGCCACACGCCCAAGCAGCG CCTGCTCAACTGGATACACGCCAAGATACCCGACTTGCCCATCAATAACTTCACCAACGACTGGACCACGGGCAAGGCTGTGGGCGCCCTCGTCGATGCCTGTGCCCCGGGCCTGTGTCCCGACTGGGAGATGTGGGATGCCAAGGATGCCGTCCAGAACGCTTCCGAGGCCATGGGCCTGGCCGATGACTGGCTCAATGTGCGCCAGCTGATCAAGCCCGAGGAGCTGGTGAACCCCAATGTGGATGAGCAGTCGATGATGACCTATCTGTCGCAGTatcccaactctaagctcaagACCGGAGCTCCGCTGAGGCCCAAGACCAATCCCAACAG CATTCCTCCGCCGCG AGTGCGTGCCTATGGTCCAGGAATTGAACCCATTGGCCCAGTGGTCGGTGCCCCAGCCAATTTCACGGTGGAAACCTTCTCCGCCGGCAAAG GTGCTGTGGATGTGGAGATCCAGGGACCCAATGGCGAGATCGAAAAGGCTGATGTCCGCTTCAACAACGACAAGAACCTCACCTACACCGTCTCGTACATACCCAAGGCCGAGGGTCCTCACAAGGTGGGCGTAAAGTTCTCCGGACGCGACATCCCCAAGTCGCCGTTCCCCGTCAAGGTCGAAGGACATGCCGGCGATGCCTCCAAGGTTAAGGTTACTGGTCCCGGCATCCAGCCCAACGGAGTGACCATTAAGAAGCCTACTTTCTTCGACATACTCACCAAGGATGCGGGTCGTGGTGTGCCCGAGGTGATCATCATCGATCCGGCCAACCACAAGACCTCGGTGGCCGCCAAGGTGCGTCAGCTGGAGAATGATACGTGGCGTTGCGAGTACGTCACTGCTCTGCAGGGTCTGCATTCGGTAAACGTCTTCTACGCCGGCACACCCATTCCGAACAGTCCATTCCCGGTTAAGGTGGCCCCACTGTCGGATGCCCGCAAGGTGCGCGCTTCCGGCCGTGGCCTCCAGGCCACCGGAGTTCGTGTCGGCGACGATGCGGACTTCAAGATCTATACCGAGGGTGCTGGCGAGGGTTTGCCCGAGGTGCGCGTCATTGGTCCCGGTGGCATGAACCAGAACGTGATGCTGTCGAAGGTGGATGGCAACACCTACGAATGCCACTACTATCCCACCAAGGAGGGTCGCTACGTAATCATGGTCACGTTTGCCGGCCAGGAAGTTCCCAAATCCCCGTTCGAAATAAAGGTGGGCCCCAAGAAGGAGTCCTCGATTGTAGCCTATGGCCCTGGCCTGAGCAGCGGTGTCATTGGCTACCCGGCTGCCTTCGTGGTGGAGACCAATGGCGAGACAGGCGCCCTCGGGTTCACCGTGGCCGGACCCTCGCAGGCCGAGATCGAGTGCCACGACAACGGCGATGGATCCGCCCTGGTCAAGTACCTTCCGACCGCTGTCGGAGAGTATGCCGTCCACATCCTGTGCGACAACGAGGACATCCCCAAATCCCCGTTTATTGCCCAAATTCTGCCACGCACCGACTTCCACCCCGAGCTGGTCAAGAGCAGTGGCCCGGGGCTGGAGAAGAATGGCGTTACTATCAATCAGCCCACCAGTTTCACCGTAGACACCAGCAAGGCTGGCAACGCTCCCTTGGATGTGGTCGTCCAGGATGTGTACGGCACTAAGCTGCCTGTGGAGCTGAAGAACAACCCGGACGGCACCAAGAAGGTTACTTACACGCCCACTTCCGGAGTCCCCCACACCGTCGAAG TTAACTACGGCGGCGTCTCCACTCCCAATTCCCCGCATCGCGTCTACGTCGGCGTCCCTGTGGATGCGGCCAGGGTTCAGGCCTTCGGTCCCTGGCTACAGCCTGGAGTGCATCCCAATGTACCCACCCATTTCAATGTGGACGCCCGCGAGGCCGGCGATGCCGAGCTCAAGGTgaagatcgttcatgaggagACCAAGCTCGAAGTGCCCTGCCGCATCATCGACAACGAGGACAACACCTACTCCGTGGAGGTTATCCCGCCAACTAAGGGCGCCTACACCACAACCATGACCTACGGCGGCCAGAGGGTTCCTCTGGGACAGAAGGTCGTCGTGGAGCAGACAGTGGATGTGTCCAAGATCAAGGTGGACGGACTCGAGCCGA CCGCGCCCCTAAATAGTTTACAGCAGTTCCGGATCATCACACACGGCCTGCCCAAGGCGGATCTGGCCGTGACGATAACCAGCCCGTCGGGCAATCGCGTCAAGGCCCACATCATACCCACGGCTGAGGGCTTCCTGGTCAACTTCACGCCCACCCAGCTGGGCGAGTATCTGCTGAGCATTTGCTTTGGTGGCACACCGATCACCCCACGACCCTTCCGGCTGCAGTGCCTCACAGGCAGCGACTCCAACAAGGTACAGGCCTTTGGACCTGGATTGGAGCGGGGAATTGTGGGCCAGCCGGCGGAGTTTATGATCGACACACGGGGTGCCGGGCAGGGGGGACTGGGTGTTACCGTGGAGGGTCCCTGCGAGGCAGCCATTAACTGCCGGGACAACGGCGATGGCACCTGCAATGTGGCCTACCTGCCGACCGAGGCGGGTGACTACACCGTCAATATAACCTTCAACGAGCGCCACATCAACGGGTCGCCATTCCAGCCGCTGATTGTCCCGGTGCCGAACCTGAAGAACACCCGGGTCAGCGGCATCGGCATCCAGCCGCATG GTGTGATCATGAACGCCGCCACGGACTTCATGGTGGACATGAGCAATGTGGGAAGCAACATTGACTCCGGCAAACTGTCCTGCGCCATCTTCGATCCCATGGGCCATGTCCTGCCCAGCAAGATCGTCCAGGGACCCACCGACGACATCTTCCGGATCATGTACACGCCCTTCGAGGCCGGTCGCCACACCATCGAACTGATGTACGACAATATCCCGGTGCCGGGATCTCCGTTTGTGGTAAACGTGAAGAGCGGCTGCGATCCGTCGCGTTGCAAGGCCTACGGACCTGGTCTGGAGACGGGCCTGACCAACCAGAAGAACAAGTTCACTGTGGAGACGAAGGGCGCCGGAAACGGCGGGCTCTCTCTGGCCATTGAAGGGCCCTCGGAGGCCAAGATGACCTGCACGGATAATCGCGACGGCAGCTGCGATGTGGACTACTTGGCCACGGATCCGGGCGAGTACGATATCACCATTCGCTTTGCCGACAAGCACATCCCCGGCTCCCCGTTCCGCGTGCTCGTGGAGGAGACGGTGGATCCCACTAAGGTGAAGGTCTATGGACCTGGCATTGAGCACGGCCAGGTGCGCGAGAGCGTGCCGACCTACTTCAATGTGGATGTGGCCGAGGCTGGTCCCGGCCGCATCGCCGTGAAGCTGACCAACTCCGAGGGCATTCCCGTGGACAACTTGCGGGTGGAGGACAAGGGCAACAGCATTTATGCCGTGCATTATGTGCCGCCCAAGGCGGGATCCGTTCTCACATGTCAAGTTAAGTTCTCCGAAGTCGAAGTGCCATGCAG TCCTTTTGTGATGACCGTTTTCCCCAAATCGGAAGCCaccaaggtcaaggtcaagggcGTCAATGAGAAGAAGAAAACTCCCGCCTCCCTGCCCGCCGAATTCGAGATCGACACAAAACAAGCCGGCCAGGCCGACATCAATGTGGCCATCAAGAATCCGAAGGGCAAGCCGATGCAGCCCCGCCTCGAGGAAGTGGCCAGTGGCACGTACGTGGTGTCCTTTGTGCCGGACGAGTGCGGAACGTACCAATGCAGCATCAAGTACGGCGACAAGGAGATCGAGGGGTCGCCCTTCAAACTCGAAGCATTCCCCACCGGCGAGGCCAAGAAGTGCAAGCTGGTGGAGCAGGCGCCCAAGATCCAGCCCTCGGGCAGTCAGTCGCACCTGAAGGTGGACGCCCGTGAGGCCGGAGATGGTGCTGTGACCTGCAAGATAACCAACAAGGAGGGCAA CGAGATTGTGGACATTGATGTGATCGAGAAGGACGGCTTCTTCGATATCCTGTACGCCCTGAACGATCCTGGCGACTACGACATCAATGTGAAGTTTGGCGGCAAGGACATACCGAACGGCAGCTTCTCCATCAAG GCTGTCGAAAGTATCGAACAATATTCGCATAGTGAGTACATCGAGGAGCACACGACCAAGGTGGTGCAGCAAACAACGCAG AGCGAGCTTGTGAACGGAAAATCTGAGATCACATACCGAAGTGTTGCCTTCGAAAAATTGCCACTTCCCACGACAGGCGGTAACGTAACAG CTGAAGTCAGAATGCCAAGCGGTAAGGTAGACAAACCCGTTATTCAGGACAACCGTGACGGTACCGTCTCGGTCAAGTACGATCCCCGTGAGGAGGGATCCCACGAGCTGGTGGTCAAATACAATGGAGAGCCCGTCCAAG GTTCTCCCTTCAAATTCCACGTTGACTCGATCACCTCCGGCTATGTGACTGCTTACGGACCTGGTTTGACCCATGGTGTGACCGGCGAGCCGGCCAACTTCACCATCTCCACCAAGGGAGCCAGCGCCGGTGGCCTGACCATGGCCGTCGAAGGACCCAGCAAGGCGGAC ATCAACTACCATGATAACAAAGATGGCACCGTGTCCGTGCAATACCTGCCCACTGCCCCCGGCGAGTACCAGGTGTCGGTTCGCTTCGGCGACAAGCACATCAAGGGATCGCCCTACTTTGCCAAGATCACCGGTGAGGGACGCAAGCGCAACCAGATCTCGGTCGGTTCCTGCTCCGAGGTGACCATGCCCGGCGACATCACCGACGATGATCTGCGCGCCCTGAACGCTTCCATCCAGGCTCCTAGTGGCCTGGAGGAGCCGTGCTTCCTGAAGCGCATGCCCACCGGAAACATTGGCATCTCGTTCACGCCCCGCGAGATCGGCGAGCACTTGGTGTCGGTTAAGCGCCTGGGAAAGCACATCAACAACTCTCCCTTCAAGGTCACCGTTTGCGAGCGTGAGGTGGGCGATGCCAAGAAGGTCAAGGTCAGCGGTAACGGCCTGAAGGAGGGTCAGACCCATGCCGACAACATCTTCTCCGTGGACACACGCAACGCCGGATTCGGTGGTCTTTCCGTCTCGATCGAGGGTCCCAGCAAGGCTGAGATCCAGTGCACGGACAAGGACGACGGCACTCTCAACATCTCCTACAAGCCCACGGAGCCAGGTTACTACATTGTCAACCTGAAGTTCGCTGATCACCACGTGGAGGGATCCCCATTCACCGTCAAGGTATCTGGAGAGGGCAGCAACCGCAAGCGCGAGAAGATCCAGCGTGAGCGGGATGCCGTCCCCATCACGGAAATCGGCAGCCAGTGCAAACTGACCTTCAAGATGCCCGGCATCACCTCCTTCGACTTGGCCGCCTGTGTCACCTCACCCAGCAACGTGACTGAGGATGCCGAGATCCAGGAGGTAGAGGATGGCCTCTACTCGGTGCACTTTGTGCCCAAGGAACTGGGCGTGCACACCGTCTCGGTGCGCTACTCTGAGATGCACATACCCGGATCGCCCTTCCAGTTCACCGTGGGACCGCTGCGCGACTCTGGCAGCCATCTGGTCAAGGCCGGAGGTTCTGGTCTGGAGCGTGGCATTGTCGGCGAGGCGGCGGAATTCAATGTGTGGACCCGCGAGGCTGGCGGTGGCTCCCTGGCCATCTCCGTCGAGGGTCCCAGCAAGGCCGATATCGAGTTCAAGGACCGCAAGGACGGCAGCTGCGATGTCTCGTACAAGGTTACCGAGCCAGGCGAGTACCGTGTGGGTCTGAAGTTCAACGACCGCCACATCCCCGACTCGCCATTCAAGGTCTACGTCTCGCCGGATGCTGGTGATGCCCACAAGCTGGAGGTGCAGCAGTTCCCCCAGGGCAACATCCAGGCGGATGCCCCCTACCAGTTCATGGTGCGCAAGAACGGCGCCAAGGGCGAGCTGGATGCCAAGATCGTGGCTCCCTCCGGCACGGATGACGATTGCTTCATCCAGGTGATCGACGGCGAGATGTACTCGGTGCGCTTCTATCCTCGCGAAAACGGTATCCATGCCATCCACGTCAAGTTCAACGGCGTCCACATTCCGGACTCGCCGTTCAGAATCAAGGTGGGCAAGGATGTGGCTGATCCGGCCGCTGTCCACGCCACCGGCAACGGACTCGACGAGGTGAAGACCGGACACAAGGCCGACTTCATCATCAACACCTGCAACGCTGGCGTGGGAACTCTGGCCGTTTCCATTGATGGACCCTCAAAGGTGGCCATGGACTGCACGGAAGTGGAGGAGGGCTACAAGGTGCGCTACACCCCACTGCTCCCGGGCGAGCACTACATCACGGTCAAGTACAACAACATGCATATCGTGGGCTCACCCTTCAAGGTGAACGCCACCGGCGACAAGCTGGCGGACGAGGGCGCCCAGGAGACGTCGACTGTAATTGTGGAGACGGTCCAGAAGGTGGCCAAGGGCGGCAAGAACACTGGCGTCCATCTGCCCACCTTCAAGTCGGATGCCAGCAAGGTGGTGTCCAAGGGAATGGGCCTGAAGAAGGCTTACATTGGCAAGCAGAACCAGTTCAGCATCTCGGCCACTGATGCGG GCAACAACATCTTGTACGTGGGCATGTACGGACCGAGGGGTCCCTGCGAGGAGTTCCACGTCAAGCACGCCGgccacaacaactacaatgTGCAGTACCTGGTGCGCGATCGTGGCCAGTACGTGCTGCTGATCAAGTGGGGCGAGGAGCACATACCCGGCTCCCCATTCCAGATTGATGTGTAG